In Lentibacillus amyloliquefaciens, one DNA window encodes the following:
- a CDS encoding CynX/NimT family MFS transporter, whose product MGIYQFEDLKRYNQILLVIGIIVIAFNLRAAITSVGPLANVIGDDLGLASWSVGILTSLPLIAFAVMSPIAPKLGNKYSNEIVLINGMVVLFIGILARSVPMPVFLFGGTLLIGVGIAVSNVLLPGIIKERFPNRVPLMTSVYSIAMGLVASLASGISVPLANNAGLGWEWSLAIWGLPAIAGIGIWVYFVKKRRAANEVSMHYVTASDVRMWKSRLAWEVAAFLGLQAFLYYVIIAWLPAILQDYGASSSTAGWMLSYAQFIGLPASLLPVLAGKIKSQSSLTVGVCLLATAGSAGLLFGQSNFIMIASVTLLGVSTGGLFPLALSFLGMRTEDAQQAAELSGMAQALGYFLAALGPIVLGSLNDITSSWQTPLIVLLTVSILMAVVGYGAGRNRTVEDEFRDMSGLEEESAGADMRSRNL is encoded by the coding sequence ATGGGAATCTATCAGTTTGAAGACTTGAAACGGTATAATCAGATATTGCTCGTAATTGGAATTATTGTGATTGCCTTTAATTTGCGTGCGGCGATTACATCTGTCGGCCCATTAGCGAACGTTATCGGGGACGACCTGGGTCTTGCCAGCTGGAGTGTCGGAATTCTGACCAGTCTCCCACTCATTGCGTTTGCCGTGATGTCGCCGATTGCACCTAAGCTCGGTAACAAATATTCGAACGAAATTGTGCTGATCAACGGCATGGTGGTGCTTTTCATTGGCATACTGGCGCGGTCGGTGCCGATGCCGGTTTTTCTCTTCGGCGGGACATTGTTGATTGGGGTGGGAATCGCGGTTTCCAATGTTCTTTTACCTGGTATTATTAAGGAAAGATTCCCAAATCGAGTGCCACTCATGACCAGTGTTTATTCAATTGCCATGGGGCTTGTGGCTTCTCTGGCTTCCGGGATCAGTGTGCCACTGGCGAATAATGCAGGTCTCGGGTGGGAGTGGTCGCTTGCCATCTGGGGGCTCCCGGCGATTGCTGGAATTGGCATTTGGGTTTATTTTGTCAAAAAGCGACGTGCCGCCAACGAGGTTAGCATGCATTATGTTACAGCCAGTGACGTGCGGATGTGGAAATCGCGTCTTGCCTGGGAAGTAGCTGCATTTCTTGGCTTACAGGCTTTTTTATATTACGTCATTATTGCGTGGCTTCCGGCTATTTTACAGGATTATGGTGCAAGCAGCAGTACAGCGGGCTGGATGCTGTCATATGCACAATTCATCGGTCTTCCGGCCAGCTTGCTCCCGGTGCTTGCCGGCAAAATTAAATCACAAAGCAGTCTGACAGTCGGTGTTTGTTTGCTGGCAACTGCAGGATCCGCCGGGCTGTTGTTCGGGCAATCCAACTTTATCATGATCGCAAGCGTTACGCTGCTCGGTGTTTCGACAGGCGGTTTGTTCCCATTGGCACTCTCTTTTCTGGGTATGCGGACAGAAGATGCACAACAGGCAGCGGAGTTATCAGGGATGGCCCAGGCACTTGGCTATTTTCTGGCTGCCTTGGGGCCGATTGTTCTTGGTTCATTAAATGATATTACCTCAAGCTGGCAGACGCCGCTTATAGTGTTGCTTACCGTGTCGATTCTAATGGCAGTTGTCGGCTACGGTGCCGGCCGGAATCGGACAGTGGAGGATGAATTCAGGGATATGTCCGGGCTGGAAGAAGAAAGTGCTGGAGCCGATATGCGTTCCCGGAATTTGTAG
- a CDS encoding cation acetate symporter — MSTTVVVLFLIIVSLTLAITFWASRQTQTTGDFYTAGGGLTGFQNGLAISGDYLSAASFLGIAGSIALFGFDGFFYSIGFLIAYLVVLFLVAEPLRNLGKYTIADMLNSRFDAKKVRGAAALSTITISLFYMIAQLVGAGALIQLLFDIPYTVAVLIVGVMMTIYVLFGGMVATSWVQIVKAVLLMAGMLILSFLVLMHFNFNIGAMFEEAKTATSHGADYLNPGLKYTSPLDTISLMLALVLGTAGLPHILMRFFTVKDAKTARKSVVTATWIIGAFYVLTLFLGFGAAIFVGEGTITEANPGGNMAAPLLAEAIGGEFLFAFISAVAFATILAVVAGLVLSGASAFAHDLYGQIIKKGQASDKQQMLAARYAALGVSVLSIVLSVFAQYLNVAFLVSLAFCIGASANLPVILYTVYWKRFNTTGAVSAVLSGLISALVLVSMSPSVFSPTEGAALFVGDPLFPLSNPALVSVPIGFLGGYLGTILSGGSDAKRYAEVKVKAHTGYRDTGS, encoded by the coding sequence ATGAGTACTACAGTTGTTGTACTGTTTTTGATCATCGTTTCTCTGACGCTTGCCATTACGTTCTGGGCTTCCAGACAGACCCAGACAACCGGCGATTTTTATACAGCTGGCGGAGGGCTGACCGGCTTTCAAAACGGACTCGCCATCTCAGGTGACTACTTATCGGCAGCTTCTTTCCTTGGGATTGCCGGTTCAATTGCCCTTTTTGGCTTTGACGGCTTCTTTTACAGCATAGGGTTTTTAATTGCTTATCTGGTTGTATTGTTTTTAGTCGCGGAACCACTCAGAAACCTTGGCAAATATACAATCGCCGATATGCTTAATTCACGGTTCGATGCCAAAAAGGTCAGAGGCGCTGCAGCATTGAGCACGATTACAATCTCTTTGTTCTATATGATCGCCCAGCTTGTCGGTGCCGGCGCCCTTATCCAGTTATTGTTTGATATTCCATATACAGTCGCCGTTCTGATTGTCGGGGTCATGATGACGATTTATGTTCTATTTGGCGGCATGGTCGCTACAAGCTGGGTTCAGATCGTCAAAGCAGTTCTTCTGATGGCCGGAATGCTGATTCTGTCGTTCCTTGTTCTGATGCATTTCAATTTTAATATCGGAGCCATGTTCGAAGAGGCCAAAACGGCTACATCTCACGGGGCTGATTATTTGAACCCGGGGCTTAAGTACACATCACCACTTGATACGATCTCACTAATGCTTGCGCTCGTCCTTGGTACAGCCGGATTGCCACATATCTTGATGCGCTTTTTCACAGTGAAAGATGCTAAAACAGCCCGAAAATCAGTCGTCACCGCTACATGGATCATTGGCGCGTTCTATGTTCTGACATTGTTCCTCGGATTCGGCGCAGCTATTTTCGTCGGTGAAGGAACGATTACTGAAGCTAACCCTGGCGGAAACATGGCAGCACCACTTCTGGCTGAAGCAATCGGTGGCGAGTTCTTGTTTGCGTTCATATCTGCTGTGGCATTTGCCACCATTCTGGCAGTTGTTGCCGGCCTTGTTTTGTCAGGCGCATCAGCATTCGCCCATGATTTATACGGACAGATCATTAAAAAAGGCCAAGCCTCCGATAAGCAGCAAATGCTGGCAGCGCGTTATGCTGCTCTGGGCGTATCGGTACTATCGATTGTCCTATCGGTGTTCGCACAGTATTTGAATGTAGCATTCCTTGTTTCGCTCGCTTTCTGTATCGGGGCAAGCGCCAATTTGCCGGTTATTCTGTATACCGTGTACTGGAAGCGTTTCAATACAACAGGCGCCGTTTCAGCAGTCCTGTCCGGCCTGATTTCAGCGCTGGTGCTTGTTTCCATGAGCCCAAGTGTTTTCTCGCCGACTGAAGGCGCAGCGTTGTTTGTCGGGGATCCACTCTTCCCGCTCAGTAACCCGGCGCTGGTATCTGTGCCAATCGGCTTCCTTGGCGGCTATCTTGGCACCATACTCTCTGGCGGTTCAGACGCCAAACGATATGCTGAAGTTAAGGTGAAAGCACATACAGGCTATCGGGACACTGGAAGTTAG
- the crcB gene encoding fluoride efflux transporter CrcB, whose translation MIVWLVGLGGSMGAAARYLLSDCINKRRTYPFPLSTWLANIAGSFLLGLLAGLYGASAISEGVWFFFGAGFCGAFTTFSTFGHETISLLEAKRWRTAVVYVLTSVAPGIGAASLGLLL comes from the coding sequence ATGATAGTATGGTTGGTTGGACTCGGTGGTTCGATGGGAGCTGCGGCACGGTATTTGTTGAGTGATTGTATTAATAAAAGACGTACATATCCATTTCCACTCAGCACATGGCTTGCGAATATAGCTGGTTCCTTTTTACTTGGGCTGCTTGCCGGTCTTTATGGGGCGAGTGCTATTAGTGAGGGTGTATGGTTTTTCTTTGGAGCAGGTTTTTGCGGAGCATTTACCACCTTTTCAACTTTTGGTCATGAGACGATTTCATTGCTCGAGGCCAAAAGGTGGAGAACTGCTGTAGTTTATGTTTTGACATCTGTTGCTCCCGGGATTGGTGCAGCTTCTCTGGGATTACTATTATAA
- a CDS encoding LytS/YhcK type 5TM receptor domain-containing protein: MKYLTLILFERLGLLLLIAFVLTRTRGFRSLVDREFSKKMLFVHAFVFGLFGIAGTITGIVIDGDTAAAGSFVLTPVADDQMIASLSLVPIVIAGLLGGPVVGLGAGIMAGAHLFFLGGLGVVANTLVNPITGLLAGWTTRFFSNERVIAPMKALFIGVFPPVLQMHMLLIAEPNSEEMITMVNTIGLPLVLSNSISIAIFTAMIGIVLKEQENEAAQATRQALTIAEEALPFLRKHHSPREMASGIADLLHDRLDLAAVAVTNESEVLAHRGIGGDHHQEGDQSTTSLSHQALESRQMQIAYSRSEIQCRDENCPFEAAIFIPIIDAQEATGLIQFYFEKAQHIRPVELVLAKGLGQLITNQLDTIATEELKKHIRDAELRNLQAQINPHFLFNTLHMIAALFRKDAEKARHITVSLAHYMRFNIGLVKDSLIKLEKEYQHVKSYIEIIQTRFSSQLTIHFSEPEKLAQANIPPSTIQPLVENSIKHGLKNVTSGGEVNVTIEDNGDTIRIAVSDNGTGFPENQLQIAGTTTMTNRQNDGGAGLYNVNQRLISLIGESARLHIRNLPESGSEVYFTIPCKRS, from the coding sequence ATGAAATACTTGACGCTGATTTTATTTGAACGTCTGGGGTTATTGCTCCTTATTGCCTTTGTCCTGACACGCACCCGCGGTTTCAGATCACTCGTTGACCGTGAATTCAGCAAAAAAATGCTGTTCGTCCATGCTTTTGTTTTCGGCCTGTTTGGGATTGCCGGTACCATTACAGGCATCGTAATTGACGGCGATACAGCTGCGGCCGGAAGTTTTGTTCTGACGCCTGTCGCCGATGATCAGATGATTGCCAGTTTAAGCCTTGTCCCGATTGTCATTGCCGGATTGCTTGGCGGTCCTGTAGTCGGACTTGGAGCAGGCATCATGGCGGGTGCTCACCTTTTTTTCCTAGGGGGCTTAGGTGTGGTTGCGAACACTCTGGTCAATCCCATTACAGGGCTCTTGGCTGGGTGGACAACACGTTTTTTCTCAAATGAGCGGGTAATCGCGCCAATGAAGGCATTGTTTATCGGTGTTTTTCCGCCTGTCCTGCAGATGCATATGCTGCTGATAGCCGAGCCGAACTCTGAAGAAATGATTACGATGGTCAATACAATTGGTTTGCCTTTAGTATTGTCGAACAGCATCTCCATTGCGATTTTTACAGCGATGATCGGCATTGTCCTCAAAGAGCAGGAAAATGAGGCAGCGCAGGCAACGAGACAGGCATTGACCATTGCTGAAGAAGCCCTCCCTTTTTTACGAAAACACCATTCACCCAGGGAGATGGCATCAGGAATCGCTGATTTGCTCCATGACCGCCTGGATCTCGCCGCTGTAGCTGTCACCAATGAAAGCGAAGTTCTAGCACATCGGGGCATAGGCGGTGATCATCATCAGGAAGGTGATCAGAGCACGACATCGTTATCCCATCAGGCACTTGAATCGCGTCAAATGCAAATTGCCTATTCACGTTCAGAAATTCAGTGCCGCGATGAAAATTGTCCGTTTGAAGCAGCCATCTTCATCCCGATTATCGATGCGCAGGAAGCAACAGGACTGATTCAATTTTACTTTGAAAAAGCGCAGCACATCCGCCCGGTAGAACTTGTCCTGGCGAAGGGGCTGGGTCAATTGATTACCAATCAGCTGGATACCATCGCAACAGAAGAATTGAAAAAGCATATACGTGATGCTGAATTGAGAAACCTGCAGGCACAGATTAATCCGCATTTCCTGTTTAATACACTCCATATGATTGCGGCCCTGTTCCGAAAAGACGCGGAGAAAGCACGGCACATTACAGTCAGCCTGGCACACTATATGCGTTTTAATATCGGCCTGGTGAAAGACTCACTCATCAAATTGGAAAAGGAGTATCAGCATGTCAAATCATACATTGAAATCATCCAGACCCGTTTTTCCAGCCAGCTGACCATTCACTTTTCAGAACCTGAAAAACTAGCACAGGCCAACATCCCGCCCTCAACGATTCAGCCGCTCGTTGAAAATAGCATCAAGCATGGTTTAAAAAATGTAACCAGCGGCGGTGAAGTAAATGTCACCATAGAAGATAACGGCGACACGATAAGAATTGCCGTCAGTGACAATGGAACAGGCTTCCCGGAAAACCAGCTCCAGATAGCGGGAACAACAACAATGACAAACAGACAAAACGACGGAGGTGCCGGATTGTATAACGTGAACCAGCGCCTGATCAGTCTCATCGGTGAATCTGCACGCCTCCATATTCGCAATCTGCCTGAAAGCGGCAGTGAGGTTTATTTTACGATACCATGCAAGCGAAGTTAA
- a CDS encoding DUF485 domain-containing protein encodes MSTVNEMKTDGQTNQKVDFEKMEQSEQFQRFMKNKKKFIIPYTIFFLVFYFMLPILTSYTTFLNTPVFGDISWVWLFAFAQFVMTWVLCTIYVKKAAKFDEETDQILEDQIDNGDGGKAS; translated from the coding sequence ATGAGTACTGTTAACGAAATGAAAACAGACGGCCAAACCAATCAAAAGGTTGACTTTGAAAAGATGGAACAAAGTGAGCAGTTTCAAAGGTTTATGAAAAACAAGAAAAAATTCATAATACCTTATACGATATTTTTCCTGGTTTTTTACTTTATGCTGCCAATCTTGACGTCATACACAACCTTCTTAAACACACCGGTATTCGGTGATATTTCGTGGGTATGGCTGTTTGCCTTTGCCCAGTTTGTGATGACATGGGTTCTGTGTACGATTTATGTCAAAAAAGCAGCCAAATTTGATGAAGAAACAGACCAGATCCTTGAAGATCAAATTGATAATGGGGATGGAGGGAAAGCCTCATGA
- the crcB gene encoding fluoride efflux transporter CrcB codes for MILEINKKQVIFMQVLLVMAGGFLGAVVRFALSDWLYAGEFPLNTLIINLAGCLFLGWFLTFVSQSGKLKPGIALLIGTGFTGSFTTFSTFSLEAMNLLQQGFAFQVILYIIASTGGGLLLAYAGFKLAVFHDRSGADDE; via the coding sequence TTGATACTTGAGATTAATAAGAAACAGGTGATTTTTATGCAAGTGCTGCTTGTTATGGCTGGCGGATTTCTGGGAGCGGTTGTCCGGTTTGCGCTTAGTGATTGGCTTTATGCGGGAGAGTTCCCGCTGAATACATTAATTATCAATTTAGCCGGGTGTTTATTTCTGGGATGGTTTCTGACATTTGTAAGTCAAAGTGGAAAATTGAAGCCTGGCATTGCGTTATTGATCGGTACTGGATTTACGGGTTCATTCACTACCTTTTCGACGTTTTCATTGGAAGCCATGAATTTATTGCAACAAGGCTTCGCTTTTCAGGTGATACTTTACATTATTGCAAGTACGGGTGGCGGTTTGCTATTGGCATATGCCGGGTTCAAATTGGCGGTCTTTCATGACCGGAGTGGAGCTGATGACGAATGA
- the yidC gene encoding membrane protein insertase YidC, which yields MERKSVFTFANKYSLIGLLLVIFLAGCGSLNEPINADTEGFFNHYFVYNFSLLIKGLASFLNGSYGLSIIIITLIIRLIIMPFMLKQTRSSLEMQDKMKELKPEMDEIQSKYKDNKDRESQMNMQQEMMQLYQNHNFNPLASVAGCLPMLIQMPVLIAFYYAIYRTPEIAEHQFLWFDLGETDILLTILAVVIYFVQFKVSQIGLEPQQKKQMAVIGMVSPVMIGIVSLNAPAALPLYWAVGGCSLSAKH from the coding sequence ATGGAACGAAAATCTGTATTCACTTTTGCGAACAAATATAGCCTGATTGGGCTGTTACTTGTCATTTTCCTGGCAGGCTGTGGATCACTCAATGAGCCCATTAATGCTGACACAGAAGGTTTTTTCAATCACTACTTCGTCTACAATTTTTCCCTTTTAATCAAGGGGCTGGCCTCATTTCTGAACGGGAGTTACGGCCTGTCGATTATCATCATTACACTCATCATCCGGCTTATCATCATGCCGTTCATGCTGAAGCAGACGAGAAGCAGTTTGGAAATGCAGGATAAAATGAAGGAACTCAAACCGGAAATGGACGAGATCCAATCTAAATACAAAGATAACAAAGACCGGGAATCACAAATGAACATGCAGCAGGAAATGATGCAACTCTATCAAAACCACAATTTCAATCCGCTCGCCTCAGTAGCCGGATGCTTGCCAATGCTCATCCAAATGCCGGTTTTGATTGCTTTTTACTATGCGATTTACCGGACACCGGAGATTGCGGAACATCAGTTTTTGTGGTTTGACCTTGGTGAGACCGACATTTTGCTGACTATCCTGGCGGTCGTCATTTATTTTGTCCAATTCAAGGTTTCACAAATTGGACTGGAACCGCAACAGAAAAAGCAAATGGCTGTCATTGGCATGGTGTCTCCGGTCATGATTGGTATCGTCTCTCTGAATGCACCGGCAGCATTACCGTTGTACTGGGCGGTTGGGGGTTGTTCATTATCGGCCAAACACTGA
- a CDS encoding FMN-binding glutamate synthase family protein, whose translation MNIADIMTVIGFVVVSLIVLILLAISIYIYFVDRTQRQHPVLRNYPVVGRARYFFEKIGPELRQYFFNNDRESKPISREEYGHIVKKAKYKRDVEGFGSQRDFEKEGYYIRNSMFPMLTEELKMDREAKVTTNRYLLTKDPLFTQREEHLEEENSPVYLLDEDDTIVIGENCQDPFRVRGQIGMSAMSYGSLGERAITALSEGLGIAKGTWMNTGEGGLSDYHLKGGGDIIMQIGPGMFGLRDKEGNFNWDELKEKSKIPQLKAFEVKLGQGAKTRGGHVDAEKVNEEIARIRMVEPFTSIDSPNRFPEFSDLPSLFDFIEQVREHSGKPVGMKVVVGSHFEAEDLAKGIRDTGKGPDFITIDGSEGGTGASYQELTDSVGLPIKSALPLVDNALKKHGVRDRVKIIASGKLYSPDQVAIALAMGADLVNIARAFMITVGCIQTLECHSNGCPVGVATTDPDLQKALVVDEKKHRTANYLISMRKGLYRVAAAAGLESPLHFKREHVIYKDEKGKTWSLDDIYQSMIQPGGEGSMNA comes from the coding sequence ATGAACATTGCAGATATTATGACAGTGATTGGGTTTGTTGTTGTTTCGCTTATCGTGCTAATCCTTTTGGCAATTAGCATATACATATATTTCGTCGACCGTACGCAGCGTCAGCATCCGGTCCTGCGCAATTATCCGGTAGTGGGACGGGCGCGTTATTTTTTTGAAAAAATCGGTCCGGAGCTGCGGCAGTATTTCTTTAATAATGACAGGGAAAGCAAACCGATTTCGCGGGAAGAGTATGGCCATATTGTGAAGAAAGCGAAATATAAACGTGATGTGGAAGGCTTCGGCTCGCAGCGCGATTTTGAAAAAGAAGGCTACTATATCCGGAATAGCATGTTTCCAATGTTGACTGAAGAATTGAAAATGGACAGGGAGGCAAAAGTGACGACCAATCGTTATTTACTGACCAAGGATCCACTGTTCACTCAACGTGAAGAGCACTTGGAGGAAGAGAATTCGCCGGTTTATTTGCTTGATGAGGACGATACGATCGTCATTGGCGAAAATTGCCAGGACCCGTTCAGAGTGCGCGGGCAGATTGGCATGTCGGCGATGAGTTATGGATCACTTGGGGAGCGGGCGATTACGGCCTTGTCGGAAGGGCTCGGCATTGCAAAAGGCACGTGGATGAATACAGGAGAAGGCGGTCTGTCGGATTATCATTTGAAAGGCGGGGGCGACATTATCATGCAGATCGGCCCCGGCATGTTCGGTCTCAGGGATAAGGAAGGCAATTTCAATTGGGATGAACTGAAGGAAAAAAGCAAGATACCACAGTTGAAGGCGTTTGAAGTGAAGTTGGGTCAAGGTGCGAAAACGCGCGGCGGTCATGTTGATGCCGAGAAAGTGAACGAAGAAATTGCCCGAATCCGGATGGTTGAACCTTTTACGTCTATCGACAGCCCAAACCGATTTCCGGAGTTCAGTGATTTACCGTCGCTGTTTGATTTTATTGAACAAGTGCGGGAACATTCCGGCAAGCCGGTCGGTATGAAAGTTGTGGTGGGAAGTCACTTTGAAGCGGAAGATTTGGCAAAAGGGATACGTGATACCGGAAAAGGCCCTGATTTCATCACAATCGATGGCAGTGAAGGCGGAACGGGTGCATCGTATCAGGAGCTCACAGACAGTGTCGGGCTACCGATCAAATCTGCTTTGCCATTGGTGGATAACGCATTGAAAAAACACGGAGTCCGGGACCGGGTAAAAATCATTGCTTCAGGCAAGCTGTATTCGCCTGACCAGGTTGCGATAGCGCTGGCCATGGGCGCTGATCTCGTCAATATCGCCCGGGCATTCATGATTACAGTTGGCTGCATCCAGACGCTGGAATGCCACTCCAACGGTTGTCCGGTTGGTGTTGCGACGACCGATCCGGATCTCCAGAAAGCACTCGTTGTTGATGAAAAGAAACACCGTACCGCTAACTATCTGATTTCCATGCGCAAAGGTTTATACCGCGTTGCAGCGGCGGCCGGGCTTGAGTCTCCACTGCACTTTAAGCGTGAACATGTCATTTATAAAGATGAAAAAGGTAAGACATGGTCGCTTGATGATATTTACCAGTCGATGATTCAGCCTGGCGGGGAAGGCTCGATGAATGCATGA
- the acsA gene encoding acetate--CoA ligase: protein MKVVADTIAPKTGQANMPDYDTARADFSWEEVEKSFSWHETGKVNMAHEAIDRHAETWRRNKVALYYSDDERDEKYTFQDMKFLSNKFGNVLRSIGTEKGDRVFLFLSRSPELYTSLLGTLKIGAITGPLFEAFMEQAVRDRLENSEASVLITSPSLIDRVPYNELPHLENIILVGDGDAPEDGDVKFFRYEQEMEKNSRDLNIEWVDREDGMILHYTSGSTGKPKGVLHVHNAMIQQYQTAKWIMDLKEDDIYWCTADPGWVTGTSYGIFGPWLNGVSNLVRGGRFSPEDWYGTIEKYQVSVWLSAPTAFRKLMGAGDEAVKKFDLSSLRHVLSVGEPLNAEVIHWGMDVYNRRIHDHWWMTETGGVIIANYPAMPMKPGSMGKPFPGVEAAILDEEGNELPPGQMGKLCIKSGWPSMLRTVWNNEERFKKYFPFEGWFDSDDLASRDEDGYFWFEGRDDDVITTSGERVGPFEVESKLVEHPSVAEAAVIGKPDPVRGHIIKAFVALKDGYTRSDELEQELSSFVKKGLAAHAAPREMEIRDFLPKTRSGKIMRRVLKAWELDEPAGDLSTMEK, encoded by the coding sequence ATGAAAGTGGTAGCTGATACAATAGCACCTAAAACAGGGCAGGCTAATATGCCTGATTATGATACGGCACGTGCCGATTTTTCTTGGGAGGAAGTCGAAAAATCCTTTTCCTGGCATGAAACAGGGAAAGTGAACATGGCACACGAGGCCATCGACAGACATGCCGAAACATGGCGCAGGAACAAAGTGGCACTCTATTACAGTGACGATGAGCGGGATGAAAAATATACATTTCAGGACATGAAGTTTCTATCCAACAAGTTCGGGAATGTGCTGCGCAGCATAGGGACTGAAAAAGGCGATCGTGTCTTTTTATTTCTATCGCGCTCGCCCGAACTGTACACCAGCCTGTTAGGCACCTTGAAAATCGGGGCCATTACCGGACCATTGTTTGAAGCATTCATGGAACAGGCAGTCCGCGACCGTCTTGAAAACAGTGAAGCAAGTGTATTGATTACGTCACCTTCACTGATTGATCGTGTTCCGTACAACGAACTGCCACATCTGGAAAATATTATTCTCGTCGGTGACGGGGACGCCCCTGAAGATGGAGACGTAAAGTTTTTCAGGTATGAACAGGAAATGGAAAAAAACTCACGAGATCTGAACATTGAATGGGTTGACCGTGAAGATGGCATGATTCTGCATTATACATCCGGATCGACCGGTAAACCAAAAGGTGTATTGCACGTCCATAATGCCATGATCCAGCAATATCAGACCGCCAAATGGATCATGGACCTTAAGGAAGATGACATATACTGGTGCACAGCTGACCCGGGGTGGGTAACCGGCACGTCCTATGGCATATTCGGACCGTGGCTGAACGGTGTTTCCAACTTGGTCCGCGGCGGGCGTTTCAGTCCTGAAGACTGGTATGGCACCATCGAAAAGTACCAGGTATCCGTCTGGCTGAGTGCGCCGACTGCATTCCGCAAGCTGATGGGTGCCGGTGATGAAGCTGTTAAAAAGTTTGACTTAAGCTCACTCAGACATGTGCTCAGTGTCGGCGAGCCGTTGAACGCTGAGGTCATCCATTGGGGCATGGACGTTTATAACCGGCGGATCCATGATCATTGGTGGATGACCGAAACCGGTGGTGTGATTATCGCGAACTACCCCGCCATGCCAATGAAACCCGGCTCAATGGGTAAACCATTCCCGGGTGTTGAAGCGGCTATACTGGACGAAGAAGGCAATGAGCTTCCGCCGGGTCAGATGGGCAAATTATGCATTAAATCCGGATGGCCATCCATGCTTCGGACCGTTTGGAATAATGAAGAACGATTCAAAAAATATTTTCCATTTGAAGGCTGGTTTGATTCAGACGACCTGGCGTCAAGAGATGAAGACGGCTATTTCTGGTTCGAGGGACGGGATGATGACGTCATTACCACTTCAGGTGAGCGGGTTGGACCATTCGAAGTCGAGAGCAAACTGGTCGAACATCCTTCTGTTGCTGAAGCGGCTGTCATCGGTAAACCTGATCCTGTCCGCGGCCATATCATTAAGGCATTTGTCGCACTTAAAGACGGTTATACCAGAAGCGATGAACTGGAACAGGAACTCAGTTCGTTCGTCAAAAAAGGGTTAGCCGCACACGCCGCACCACGGGAAATGGAAATCCGCGACTTTCTGCCGAAAACCCGAAGCGGCAAAATCATGCGCCGTGTCTTAAAGGCATGGGAGCTTGATGAGCCGGCGGGGGATCTGTCAACGATGGAAAAATAA
- a CDS encoding LytR/AlgR family response regulator transcription factor has protein sequence MRTIHAMIAEDEQLAREDMIYLLEKEPDVVLCPSAETGNQLVDLYVAHEPDVIFLDVEMPGMTGVEAVKQIVELAYIQPPLFIFTTAYDEYAMDAFEIEAVDYLLKPYDDTRFQKTMRRIRKQMAQTGMKQEKHAETRTDQAPEKLLIDDGERMVVLSPDSIYYAVPSNRMLEIHTRDEVIESRMTLQELEDRLKGFSFFRTHRSYLVNLDYVREITPWFNGAYNLTLKDKNHTTLPVSRAARKFLLEMFKN, from the coding sequence ATGAGAACCATTCACGCCATGATTGCTGAAGATGAACAGTTGGCACGGGAGGACATGATTTATTTACTGGAAAAAGAACCGGATGTCGTACTCTGTCCCAGTGCTGAAACAGGCAATCAGCTGGTTGATTTGTATGTGGCCCATGAACCTGACGTTATTTTTCTGGATGTGGAAATGCCCGGGATGACCGGAGTGGAAGCTGTGAAGCAGATAGTCGAGCTGGCATATATTCAACCGCCCCTATTCATTTTTACGACAGCCTATGATGAATATGCGATGGATGCGTTTGAAATTGAGGCTGTCGATTACTTGCTGAAACCCTATGATGACACCCGTTTTCAGAAAACCATGCGCCGCATACGCAAACAAATGGCGCAGACTGGCATGAAACAGGAGAAGCACGCTGAAACACGAACCGACCAGGCTCCCGAAAAACTTCTCATTGATGATGGTGAGCGTATGGTGGTTCTTTCACCAGATTCCATCTATTATGCCGTGCCATCCAACCGAATGCTGGAAATCCATACGCGCGATGAAGTGATTGAAAGTCGAATGACATTGCAGGAACTTGAAGATAGATTGAAAGGATTTTCCTTTTTCAGGACGCACCGCAGCTACTTGGTCAACCTGGACTATGTGAGGGAGATTACGCCATGGTTCAACGGTGCGTATAATCTCACCCTGAAGGATAAAAATCATACGACCCTGCCGGTCAGCCGGGCTGCGCGAAAATTTTTGCTCGAGATGTTTAAAAATTAA